Part of the Micromonospora rhizosphaerae genome is shown below.
GGGAAGCTCCTCACCCTGTTCGTCCTGGGGCTGATCGCCGGCGGCCTGCTCAGCGGGGTGGTCCTCGGGGCGCTCTCCGGGCTGTCCGCGCCGCTGCCGGCGTCCTGGCGGTACGCGACCATCGTGACGGTGGCGCTGCTGGGAGTGCTCCGGGAGGCCGGGGTGGTGACCATCCCCCTGCCACAGAACCCCCGCCAGGTGCCGCAGGACGTGCTGCGGCGGAGCCCCCGGCGCGGAGCGCTGCGATTCGGCTTCGAACTCGGCACCGGCGTGCGGACGTACGTGTCGGCCACCGCCCCGTACGTGCTCGCGGTGGCGGTCTTCCTCGGCGGTCAGCGCCTGCAGGTCGCCGCGCTCGCCGGTGTCGGTTTCGGCGCGGGGCGCGCCGCCACCCCGCTCATCCGCCGCGCCTCCGGGGCAGTCGAGGACTGGGACGCCGACCTGGCCGCACGACTTCGCATCATCACCGTGGTGGGGTGCCCCGCGCTCGCCGCCGCCTTCGGCCTGCTCCTCCTGCACCACTTGTAGCGGTAGCGCGACGTCCTCCTGGCATTGCGCGTACAACGCGCGGCCGGAACAGCGAAAACGAGCCGCTCATCGGGCTTGAAGACGTCCTCTACCTTGATTCCCGAGGTGGTAGGCGTGACTCTCGTTCGCGGACCGGCAACCATTGCGACACGACTTCCGGACGTCCGACGTCGCCTCCGTCGCACCCCTGGGCGGCTGGCGCTCGCCACCGCCGTACTCATCGTGCTCGGCGTCGCCACCGGCGCGGCCGGCGCGGTCGGCGTACGTCAGCGGATCGACCTCGTCAACGGCGCCACCGCGCGCAGCGGTGATCTGACGGTTGCCGCGCAGCGGCTCTACCGCGCGCTGTCCGACGCCGACGCCACCGCGGCGAGCGCCTTCCTCACCGGCGGCGTCGAACCCGTGGCCCTACGCGAGCGCTACCAGTCCGACATCGCCGACGCGGGCGCGGCGCTGGCCGTGGTGTCCGCAGGGCGCGCCGGCGGCGGCCGGGGTGACGCGGCGGTCGTGCAGATCATCGGCCAGCTGCCGGTTTACACGGGACTCGTCGAGGCCGCCCGGGCGTACAACCGGCAGGGCGTGCCGCTCGGCGGTGCGTACCTGCGCGAGGCGTCGGGGCTGATGCGGGAGCGGCTGCTGCCCGCGGTCCAGGAGCTCTATGAGGCGACGTCCAGCGAGCTCGACGACGCGCGCGGCGCCGCCGGAGCGTTTCCGTGGTTCGCGGTCCTGCTCGGGCTGCTGACGATCGCCGCGCTCGTCATGGTGCAGCGCTACCTGGCCCGGCGCACCAACCGGTTGTTCAACATCGGGTTGGTGGGCGCAACCGCTGCCGCGGCCGTCCTGGTCGTGTGGCTGGGGGTGTCGGCGGTGCTGGCGGCCGGGAGGCTCGACGCGAGCCGGGAGCAGGGCTCGGAACCGGTCGCGCAGCTCGCCGGGGTTCGCATCGCGGCGTTGCAGGCGCGCGCCGACGAGGCGCACACGCTGATCGCCCGCGGCAACGGCGCACGGTTCGAGGAGGACTACGTCCGGGCCATGGCGAGCGTGACCGGGCGGGGCGGGCTGCCGGCCGTCTCGGACGCGGACCCGGACACCCGAAGCGCGGCGCAGGCGGCGACCGGTGAGGCGCAGAAGTGGCTTGCGGCCCACAAGAATCTGCGCGCGCTCGACGACGGCGGACAGTACGCGCAGGCGGTCGCCGCAGCGGTCGGCACGGGCCCGGACTCGACGGCCAGCATCTTCAACCAGCTCGACGAGCACCTGGCCGCCGCCATCGAACACAACGGGCAGCGGTTCGACCGGGAGGTGGGCCGCGCCGCCGGGGCACTCGCCGGTACGGACATCGGCGTCGTCGTTCTGGCGACGCTGCTGATCGTCGGTGCGGCCCTCGGGATCCAGCGGCGATTGGCGGAGTACCGATGAAACGATGTGCAGTCGCGCTGGTGGCCGTCCTCTGCGTGACCGGGTGTGCGACGAGCCGGTCGCTGCCCGACGGGCGGGTGGACGCGACCGCGCCCCGCCCGGTCGGCGCGCAGGACCCGGCGGCCATCCCGACCTCGGCCGCGGTGCCGCCCGGCTCGTGCGACCCGCGCGCCAGCCTCCGGCCGTCCGGCGCGCTGCCCACGCCGGGGCGGATGCCGGCCGACTCGACGATGGCGCAGATCGCCAGGCGAGGACGGCTCGTCGTCGGTGTCGACCAGAACAACTACCGCTTCGGATACCGCGACCCGGGCACGGGTGACCTGGTGGGCTTCGAGATCGACCTGGCGCACGAGATCGCCAGGGCGATCTTCGGCGACCCCGGCAAGGTGCTGTTCCGGGCGGTCAGGACCGCCGAACGGGAGCAGGCGGTCCAGACGGGTGCCGTCGACATCGTCATCCGCAGCATGACGATGAACTGCGACCGATGGCAGCGAGTGTCGTTCTCCACCGAGTACTTCAGCGCCGGCCAGGCCATCCTGGTCGCCAAGGGTTCGCCGATCAAGGGCCTCAGGGATCTCACCGGCCGAAAGGTCTGCGCGGCCACCGGCAGCACATCCATCCGGAACATCGCGGCGAAGGCCCCGCAGGCGCTGCCGGTGTCGGCGGCGGACGCGCTGGACTGCCTGGTGATGCTGCAGCAGAACCAGGTCGCCGCGGTCTCGACGGACGACGCCATCCTGGCCGGCTTCGCGGCACAGGACCCGGGTACGACCGTCCTGCCCGAGCGGTTCACCGAAGAGCCGTACGGCATGGCGATGCAGAAGGAGTCGCCCGACCTGGTGCGGTTCGTCAACGGAGTGCTCGAGCGGCTACGCGCGGACGGCACCTGGACCCGGCTCTACAACAAGTGGCTCACCGCGCTGGGCAGCACGCCGCAGCCACCGGCCGCCCGCTATCGGGACTGACCGTGACGACGCCAGCGCCGATGAGCCGCGACGAGGTCGACTTCGCCATCGTCGGGCTCGTCGCGGCGCACGACCGGATCTCGGCCGCCATGTACGCGCTGGACGCCCATCCCGGCCTCGTCGTGCTGCGGGGCGACGACCTGCGGGGCAAGACGCGCCGGGTCGCCATCGAGACACTCCCGCGGCTCGACGTCCTGTGGTCGCAGTTCGCCGCGGTGCGGTCCGTGCTGGACCGGGTGAAGACGGTACGCGGGGAGCGGTCGAGGCCCGGCGACGACGAGTTGCACGAGCTGACCGTGCTGCTGCGCGGTCCCGTCCTACCGCTTGCGCCCGACGGCATGGTGGTCGACGACCCGCTGGCCGGGGCGCCGCCGAACTGGGTGACCGCGATGGGTCTGGCCCAGGAGCTGGAGCGGGCCAGCGCCGAGGTCACCGGGACGCTCGACGGCGTCCAGTCGGCGTACGCGGAGATCGCGGCTCGGTTCGAGCCGCTGACCAAGGCGTTGGACCGGGCCCGGGCGGCCGCCGAGGCGCTGGGGTACGCCGCCACGGGGTCCGAGGTGGAGCGTCTCGACGTACGCCTGGCCGAGGCGACCTTCGACGCGATGTGTGACCTGCTGGACACAGCTGGACCCCCGTCGGCGCTGGCTGCCGAGATCGAGGCGGTCACCGCCCGGCTGGCCGACCTGACCCGGCTGCGCGACGCCTACCCGGACCGGGTGCGGCGGCTGCGGGCCGCCGTGGACGAGGTGGCCGCGGCCGAGGACGAGACCGGCCGGGCGTACGCCGTCGCGAACGAGAAGATCGCCAACCCTGGCCTGCCGCCGGCTCCCGACGCGGTCCCGGCGCTGCGGGCGCACCTGGCCCAGCTCGACCAACTGCACCGCGAGCAGCGCTGGCCCCGGCTCGCGGACGAGCTGTCCGTGGTGGAGCGGTCGGTGGCGGAGGCCCGGGAGCGCGCGGCCCACCTGCGCGAGGCAGCCGAAGGACTGCTGCGCCGCCGGGCTGAGCTGCGCGGCCGGCTCGACGCCTACCGCGCCCGAGCGGGGCGGCTTGGCCTGGCCGAGCACGCCGAGCTCGCCGTGCGGCATCGGACCGCGCAGGACCTGCTCTACACCAGCCCCTGCGACCTGCCGGCGGCCACCCGCGCCATGGTCGCCTACCTGCGATACCTCAACGAGCTCACGGAGAGGGGGCACCAATGAGGTGTGTCCGGTCCGGTTGCCCCGGCTCGTACGGCGCCGAGGGCTACTGCGACGAATGCGGGCGCCGAGCGCCGGCGGGCGCAGCTGTGACGTCCCCGGGCGCCAGCGTGGCGACCGCCGCAGCGACGCTACCGTCCGTCGCCACGGTCAGCGCCGGCTCGGTGCGCACCGGATCCGGTCGCAGCCGCCCCGCCGCGCGCGGCGGTCTCGGCGCCGGGCTGATCGACATCCCGCGGGTACCGCTGCGCGACCCGGCCACGGCAGTCATGAGCGACCCGAAGGTGGCCGAGTCGCGGCGCTTCTGTACGCAGTGCGAGGCGGCGGTGGGCCGCGGGCGGGACGGCAAGCCGGGCCGGGCCGAAGGCTTCTGCCCCAGCTGCGGCCACCCGTTCTCGTTCCTGCCGCGGCTGCGCGCCGGCGACCTCGTCAACGGCCGGTACGAGGTGCTCGGCGCGCTCGCGTACGGCGGGCTGGGCTGGATCTACCTGGCCCGGGACCGCAACGTGAGCGACTCGGTCAGCGATCGCTGGGTCGTCCTCAAAGGGCTGATCAACACCGGCGACGGCGACGCCATGGCGTCGGCGGTGACCGAGCGGCGGTTCCTGGTCGAGATCGACCACCCCAACATCGTGAAGATCCACGATTTTGTGCAGCACCCCGATCCGAAGACGGGCGAGCTGGTCGGCTACATCGTCATGGAGTACGTCGGCGGCCAGTCGCTGCGGGACATGCTGGTGGCCCGGCGCGCCGAGGGCGCGCGGGTGCTGCCGCTGCCGGAGGTGATCGCGTACGGGGTGGAGATTCTGCCCGCGCTGGGTTACCTGCACGACCGCGGCCTGATCTTCTGCGACTTCAAGCCGGACAACGTCATCCACGCCGAGGAGCAGCTCAAGCTCATCGACCTGGGCGGCGTCCGGCGGGCCGACGACGACGTCAGCGCAATCTACGGAACGCCCGGATACCAGGCGCCGGAGGTGGCCGCCGTGGGCCCGTCGGTGGCCTCCGACATCTATACCGTCGGGCGGTCGCTCGCCGTGCTCAGCTTCGAGTTCCGCGGGTTCTCCAGCACGTACGCCGACCGGCTGCCCGACCCGTCGGAGGTGCCGCTGCTGGCCCAGGAGGAGTCGTACCACCGGCTGCTGCGCCGGGCCACGCACCGGGAACCGGCCCGGCGATTCCAGTCCGCGGCCGAGATGAGCGAGCAGCTGCTCGGCGTACTCCGGGAGGTGGTGTCGGCCGCCGACGGCGTGCCGCGGCCGACGCTGTCCCGCCGGTTCACGCCCGAGCGGCGGGCGTTCGGCACCGGTGCCGGCGAGGTCGGTGACGCGGTGGTCACCGATCTCCGCCCGGCGAGCGTCGCCGCCGCGTTGCCGCTGCCGCAGGTCGACGTCCTCGATCCCGGTGCCGGCCTCCTGGCCACGCTGAGCGTCACCGACCCGGACGAGGTCATCCGAGAGCTGACGGCCGCGCCGGTGCAGAGCGTCGAGGTGGCGCTCCGGCTGGTCCGGGCGCGCATCGAGCAGGGCGATCTCGCCGGCGCGCTCGCCGGCCTCGACGAGCTGGCAGCGGCCGATCCGTTCGACTGGCGGATGGACTGGTACCGCGGCCTGGCCGCGCTGGCCGCGAACACCCCGGGAGAGGCTCGGGTCGCGTTCGACGCGGTCTACAACGAGCTGCCGGGCGAGCCGGCCGCCCGGCTGGCGCTGGCCGCCGCGGTCGAGTGCACCGGCGACCCGAGCGCGGCCGAGCGGCTCTACGAGCGGGTGTGGCGGGTCGACCACGGCTACCTCAGTGCCGCCTTCGGGCTGGCCCGGATCCGGCTGGCGGTCGAGGACCGGGCTGGCGCGCTGGCCGTACTCGACCAGGTGCCGGACAGCTCCAGCCTGCACGTCGTCGCCCAGGTGGCCGCCGTGCGCGCCAGCCTGCGCGCCACCGCGCACCCGGTCAAGCCCGACGACCTGCTGCACGCGTCCGGGCGGCTGGAACGGCTCAGCCTCGATGTCGAGCGCCGCGCTCGGCTCGCCGTCGAGGTGCTGGAGGCGGCCCTTGCCTGGATCACCGCGACCCGGTTGCCCGGGCATCGCCTGCCGCCCGGCGCCGGGGTGCTGGGCCATGAGCTGACCGAGCGAGGGCTGCGCCTCGGGCTGGAGCAGGCGTACCGGGCGATGGCGCAGCTGGCCCGCGACACGGACACCCGGATCGCGCTCGTCGACCGGGCCAACGCCGTTCGACCCAGGACGCTCGTGTGAACGGGAACGCCTGCCCCGAGCACGGGCCTCCGAGCGAGCCGGAGCACCGGTTCTGCGAGGTGTGCGGACGCAACCTGGTGACCGGTGAGCTGGCGTCGCTCTCGGTCCCCACCATCTGGCTGTCGTCGCGAGCCGCCGGCGCTTCCTGCGCCGCGTGCGGCGCGGCGTACGTCGACGAAGACGCCTACTGCGACCATTGTGGGCGCCGGCGGTCGATCGGGCGGGATCACGCCGAGCTGGACCTGGGTACGGTCGCCGGGGTGACCGACCGCGGCCTGCGCCGACGCCGCAACGAAGACGCGGTCGCGGTCGGCCGGGCCGGCAGCGTCAACGCGGCCGTGGTGTGCGACGGGGTGTCGACATCCACCCGCTCGGACGCCGCGGCGTACGGCGCGGCCGAGGCCGGCCTCGGGACACTCCTGGCGGCGCTGGCCCGCGGCGTCGACCCGCCCAAGGCCACCGTCGAAGGCGCGCGGGCGGCCGCGGCGGCGGCCCGCGCCGCCGCCGCCGGTCCGGACGCCGGGGACACGCCGCCGAGCTGCACGTACGTTTCCGGGATCGTCACCGCCGACGCGGTGACCGTGGGCTGGATCGGCGACAGCCGGGCGTACTGGCTGGGGCCGGACCCCTCCTGCCTCACCGTCGACGACTCGGTGGCCGGCCAACTCGCCGCCGGGCGTTCGGTCCCGGCGACCCTCGACGCCGACCCCGGGTCGCGGGCGCTCATCCGCTGGCTCGGCGCCGACTCGGACGACGTCGAGGCACAGGTCGTCTCGCTGCGGCCGGCCGCCCCCGGACGGGTGCTGCTCTGCTCCGACGGACTGCACCACTACCTGTCCGACCCGTCCGCGCTGGCGGCGGCGTCGTCCGGCCGGCTGATCGACGTCGCGCGGCACCTCACGACCGTCGCGCTGGACGGCGGGGGCCACGACAACATCGCCGTCGCCGTTCTCTCCTATTCACCATCAGGAGGCTCTGTTCCATGAGCGCACTGTTCTCCGCCGAGGTCGACCAGAACGAGTACCTGCCCGAGGGCGGGCGGGTCGTCGACGCAATCATCACGGTGACCGCCCAGGGCGGCGACCTGCGCAACACGGATGCCGCGCCGAGCGCGGCGGAAGTCATCATGGTCGATGTCTCTGGATCCATGGGGATGCCGGCCAAGAAGATCGCCGAGGCGAAGAAGGCGACAGCCATCGCCATCGACACGCTCCGGGACGGGGTCGCGTTCGCTGTCGTCGCCGGCACATCGGGAGCGCACATGGTCTACCCGGCCGACGCCCGGATGGTCCCGGCGTCCGGGCAGACCAGGGCCGAGGCGAAGGCGGCGGTCGCCCGACTGCGAGCCGACGGGGGTACGGCCATCGGCCGGTGGCTGGACCTCGCGAACCACCTCTTCGCCGGCGAGCAGGCCGAGGTGAAGCACGCGATCCTGCTCACCGACGGGCAGAACCAGCACGAAAGCCCGCGGGATTTCCAGCGGGTGCTGGACGCCTGCGAGGGCAGATTCGTCTGCGACAGCCGCGGCGTCGGCGACGACTGGGTGGCGCGCGAGCTGCGCCTGATCGCCTCCACCCTGCTGGGCACCGCCGACGGCTTGGAGGACCCGGCCGAACTGCCGGCCGCGTTCCAGGCCATGACGGAGACCGCGATGGGCAAGTCGGTGGCCGACGTGTCGCTGCGGGTGTGGACCCCGGCCGGCGCCACCATCCGGTTCGTGAAACAGGTGTACCCGCAGGTGGAGGACCTCACCGGCCGGCGAGCGGAGGTGAGCGGCCGGATCGGCGACTACCCGACCGGGGCGTGGGGCGCGGAGAGCCGCGACTACCACGTCTCGATCGAGGTCGAGCCGGACGCGGTCGGCGAGGAGGTGCTCGCCGCGCGGATCAGCCTCGTCAGCGGAGGCCAGGTGCTCACCGAGAAGCTGGTCCTGGCCCGGTGGACCGACGACACCGCTCTCTCCACGAAGATCAACCCGCAGGTGGCGCACTACACCGGCCAGGCCGAGTTGGCGGCGGTGATCCAGGAAGGGCTCACGGCGCGCGACGCAGGCGACGTGGAGACCGCCACCGCGAAGCTCGGCCGGGCCGTGCAACTCGCCGTGGCGTCCGGCCATGAAGACACCGCCAAGCTGCTCGCCCGCGTGGTGGACGTGGTCGACGCGCCTACCGGCACGGTACGGCTCAAGAAGCAGGTGGCCGGCGTCGACGCGGAGATCACGAACGTGCGGTCCGTCAAGACGGTCCGGGTGAAGAAGAAGCAGGAGGGCTGATGGCGACCTGCCCCAAGGGACACGAGTCCGCGACCCTGGACTACTGCGACGTCTGCGGCGCCCTGATGGGCGGCGCCTCCGCACCACCGGCGGCGGCTTCCGCCGCACCGCCGCCGGCTTCGGCGGGGCCGCCCGCACCGCCGCCGGTCGCGCCGCCCGACGTCAAGTCGTGCCCCGTGTGCAGCACGCCCCAAACGGGGCGCTTCTGCGAAGAGGACGGGTACGACTTCCTGCTCGCGCCCCCCGTGAACCCCGCAAACACCGTGCCCTCAGCCGCCCGGACACCGCCCGCGTCCGGGCCGGCGCCGTCCGGGCCGGCGTCTCAGGGGTGGACGGTCGTCGTGCGCGCGGACTCGGCGTACTTCGAGGTCGTCAAGGCGATGGGTGGCGAGGACGCCGGGGGGATGGCGTTCCCGCAGTTCGCGCCCGAGCGGCGCTTCGTGTTGACCGGCGAGCAGATGGTGATCGGGCGGCGCAGCCGGTCGCGCGGCGTCAATCCGGACATCGATCTGGTCGGCCCGCCCGAAGATCCTGGCGTGTCCCATCTGCACGCGCTCCTGGTCGCTCAGCAGGACGGCTGGGCGGTGGTCGACCTGGAGTCGGCCAACGGCACGTACCTCAACGACCCGTCGTCGAACCCGATCGACCCGCTCGTCCAGGTACCGATCAAGGACGGCGACAAGATCTACCTGGGGGCCTGGACTGCTCTGACCATCCACGTCGCGTGAGGCCTACTTACCGTTGGTTGCCTGGTCGGCGCGCATGTGTCCGCCGCCAGGGAGCCGCGACGACCAGGACCACCACTGCGGCAGTGGCGCCGAGGCCGAGGCCGGTCAGCAACGCCAGTGCCGACGACTTCTTTTCCTCGGGTGTGACCAGGCGGCCGACGGACGCGTCCGCAGGAAGAGCGAAGCCCCATTCGAGCAGGGCTATCGCCTCCCCCAGACTTCCCAGCGGTGCGGTCTCCGCCCCGAGCAGGGTGACGGCGAGCCGCCGGCCGTCGCGCTCCACCACGCCGACGTACGTTTGCCGAGCCAGAGAGGTGAAGCCGGTCTTCCCGCCGAGCATGCCGGGAACGCGGTCCAGCAGGGTGTTGTCGTTGGTGATCTGGAACGCCGGCTTTCCCGGCTGTGCCGGTACCTCCGCCACCCTGGTTGCGGCATATCGCCGAAAGTCCTCGCGGGCGAAGGTGGCCCGGGCGATGAGCGCCAGGTCGTACGCGCTGGTGTACTGACCTGGGCCGTCCAGGCCCGAGGGGGTTGCGGCGTGGGTCTGGTTCGCGCGCAGCCGGCGTGCTTCGTCGTTCATCGCGTCGACTCCGCCCTGCCTGGCTCTCTCGCCGCCGCCGGCTCGGGCCAGCACGTTGGCCGCGTCGTTGCCCGATCTGAGCAGGAGCCCCTGCCACAGGTTCTCGATCGAGTACCGGCCACCCTCGACCACCCCCATCAATGAACTGGCCGGGTCGAGATCCGCCAGATCCTCCCGCTTCACCTCGACGACCTGCTTCGGATCGAGGCGGGGCATCAGGGCCGCGGCCAGCAGCAGTTTCTGCACGCTGGCCGGCGTTCGCCGCTCGTGCGGGGCACATCCACCCAGCACCTCACCACTGTTGAGGTCGGCCACGAGCCACGAGGTGGCGGTCACCGCCGGCGCCGACGGCGCACCCTCGGGGATCGCCAGTCCGGACGTCGCCAGCGCCGTTCCCCCGACTTCCCGCTGGGCGCGGTCAACCGGTGGTGGAGACGGTGTGGCGGGCGGAGGCACCGGCGGCGCGGCCCTCGGGCACGCCACGTCCGGCGCGGCCGCCGCCCCTGTTGGGGGCAGGACCGCAACAGCCGACATCGCCAGGGTGACACTCATCGTCGCAGCAGCAACACGAGAGGTAGTCACGCAACGTACGGTAATGCTCGGCAGCCTGGGCGCGGCCGGGTTGGAGAAAGCAGCCCCTGCGGCGGCGGCGAGACTTGTGCGCGGCCGAGTCAGAATAGGATGCCCCGCCCGCCGGTGACCCTTTCCCTCCAACCCGGCACGGAAGGAAATCGTCGGTCCATTTCTACCGATGGCACAGCCCGGGGAAAACGTCGCGCACCGGCGGCCTTCCGAATCTGTAGAAGTTGCGCATATACCTCGGCTCCCTGGGGAGAAGGCGGCGGAGGGGAAGACAGGAACGGGGGACAGTATGGGGTTCAGGCGACGATTGACGTTGTTGTCGGTGCTCGCGGCCACACCGTTGGTCCTCGATGGATGTACCGCTGACCGCATGCCGGGCGCCCGGCATCCGGAGAGAAAGGTGGCGCCGCCGGAACTCACGGTGACGCCCGGCGACCAGTCGCGGGACGTGCCGATCAGCGCCGAGGTCGGTACCCGGGTCAGCGGCGGTCGGATCACCGCCGTGCGGATCACCGACGACAAGGGCGCCGAGGTCAAGGCCGAGCCCCGCGAAGACGGGTCGGCCTGGGTCCCGAGCAAGCCGCTGCAGCCCAAACGGACCTACACCGCCGAGGTCACCGCCACCGGCGACAAGGGAAAGACGACCACCCGGAAGACCACCTTCACCACCACGCCGAAATCGACAAAGCCGGCGATCACCAGCACCTTGTACTTCGACGGCAACCAGACGTACGGCACGGCGATGCCGGTGACCGTCGCGTTCGACCCGCCCATTCCCAAAGCCGCCAGGGCGGATGTGCAGCGCCGGTTGTTCGTGAAGACGAACCCCCCGCAGCCGGGCACCTGGTCCTGGCTGGACGACGGCAGCGAGGTCTATTACCGCGCACCCGACTTCTGGCGGCCGGGCACCACGATCAGTGTGCGGTCCGGCCTGGAGGGCCTGCCGATCGGCAAGGACCGCGTCGGTGACGCCGACCGGACCGCTACCTCCAAGATCGGTCGCCAGGTGTCCCTGGAGATCGACAACGCCACCAAGCAGATGTCGGTACTGCGCGACGGGAAGTTGATCCGCAAGATCCCCGTCAGCCTCGGCAAGCCGAGTACGCCCACCTCCAGCGGCAAGATGGTGATCATGGAAAAGCACCAGTACACGACGTTCGACACCCGGGGCGACCCGATGGGCGGCTACGTCGTGGACGTCGAGGACGCCCAGCGGCTCACCGATGGAGGCGAGTTCATCCACGGCGCGCCGTGGTCCGAGGGGGATCAGGGCCAGACCAACGTCTCGCACGGCTGCACCAACGTCTCCGCCGCTGCCGCCGACTGGCTGATGGGCGTTACGCAGGTCGGCGACCTGGTCACCTTCACCGGCACCGAGGTGAAGTTGGAAGCGGGCAACGGCTGGACGGCCTGGAACGTCGGCTGGGACGAGTTCGTCAAGGGCAGCGCCCTGCCCGTACCGGCCGGGCTCGGGCCGGCCCCGACCAACACGCCGCATCCGGGTGCCGTGGCCGGCGGCTCGCCCGCGCCGACGCCGTCGGTCCGCGGCGGCTGATCCGGGCGTACGTGGCGCGGACCGGCCCGCCACGCAACAGATCGTCGCGACCGGGCCGCAACAGACACCATGCATGGCGCGGCGCCGCGCATGATCTGCACTCTTGACCCGATTCGAGGAGCTGGCGGTTAGGGCGTGCGCCCGGGGGTAGGCACGGGCGGTGGCCAGGCCAATCGAGGACCCCGGCACCCGGTCGGACATCAGCCGTGCCATCACTTTCAGCGACGCGGTTCTCGCCATCATCATCACTCTGCTGGTGCTGGACCCCGTACTGCGGGTGCCGGACGTCGAGCCCGGCCATCTGCTGTCCGCGCTGCTGGACCACTGGCCGACCTACGCGGCATATTTCGCGTCGTACTCGTACGTGGCCGTCGTCTGGCTCAACCACAAGGCGGCGTTCCACCGCATCCGCAAGACCGATCGGGGCCTGCACTGGGCAAACCTCTTCATCCTGTTCGCCACGGCGCTGATGCCGTTCCCGACCGCGGTCGTCTCGCACGCGCTCCTCGGGCACAACCGGCCGGACCAGCGGGTGGCCATTGCCTTCTACGCGCTGAT
Proteins encoded:
- a CDS encoding TMEM175 family protein, which encodes MARPIEDPGTRSDISRAITFSDAVLAIIITLLVLDPVLRVPDVEPGHLLSALLDHWPTYAAYFASYSYVAVVWLNHKAAFHRIRKTDRGLHWANLFILFATALMPFPTAVVSHALLGHNRPDQRVAIAFYALIGALLCASWLVFFHYLARHPDLVKEEVPERFYPAERVRALVGVVLYAAAGLVGYLVAPLVGLLIFAVLPVFYAITSAGLYAAPFARRIAHRPPPPGA